In the genome of Leishmania mexicana MHOM/GT/2001/U1103 complete genome, chromosome 16, one region contains:
- a CDS encoding metallo-peptidase, Clan MP, Family M67, which yields MSASVASPAQRLPAQSQWNLSTPVSGPQHKLCSSVPIVSDAYWTPDFAHMETARRQKPWRFDSLFFESVSVSLVATVKMFLHGTRGCPDVSQGRFNWFEVMGLLIGHFSHRELILTDSFSLPVAASEVECSMTEASQIYMANYLEYHRRLGKAEPGCLGWYHSHPGYSCFLSGIDVTTQEGSQQMQDPWVALVIDPVKTLQTGQFSMKAFRTYPEGDFQDQRSRSASHSAVDEANPAASSANATASTMSDEYGLPPSNRLKEFGMHAHRYYELPVRIVQSARDAPLWELLQRHFWPLSLSLTFPFALSTRICHCCSAELAKVVSALGARAQDMCTRERFPLACDGFSRRGSVGSTPLLYQSGKVAGGAQTRSGGDASADADDATEMEQRLLAITGEALRVRAESFSLIGASNPVHAELLAAMRVVAAAAGPATTDKGHSCTSPGAARNTRKEASFSSLFTSGRDGRVEEEEA from the coding sequence ATGTCGGCAAGCGTGGCTAGCCCGGCGCAGCGGTTGCCTGCTCAGAGCCAGTGGAACCTGAGCACGCCTGTCTCCGGACCACAGCACAAactgtgcagcagcgttcCTATCGTGTCGGATGCGTATTGGACACCCGACTTTGCTCACATGGAAACTGCACGACGACAGAAGCCATGGCGCTTCGACTCGCTCTTCTTCGAGTCTGTCTCAGTGTCGCTGGTGGCCACAGTGAAGATGTTTCTTCACGGCACGCGTGGCTGCCCTGACGTGTCGCAGGGCCGCTTCAACTGGTTCGAGGTGATGGGGCTCTTGATTGGGCATTTTAGCCACCGCGAGCTCATCTTGACCGACAGCTTCAGCTTGCCTGTCGCTGCGTCGGAGGTGGAGTGCAGCATGACGGAAGCTTCACAGATTTACATGGCCAACTACCTTGAataccaccgccgcctcggcaaGGCAGAACCAGGGTGTCTTGGGTGGTACCACTCCCACCCCGGCTACTCCTGCTTTCTCTCCGGGATCGATGTGACGACGCAGGAGGGCAGTCAGCAGATGCAGGATCCctgggtggcgctggtgatTGATCCAGTTAAAACGCTACAGACTGGCCAGTTCTCCATGAAGGCGTTCCGCACGTATCCTGAGGGGGACTTTCAAGACCAGCGTTCTCGGAGTGCTTCTCACAGCGCTGTTGATGAAGCCAACCCTGCCGCGTCTTCCGccaacgccaccgcctctacTATGTCTGACGAGTACGGCCTGCCGCCGTCCAACCGCTTGAAGGAGTTTGGGATGCATGCGCACCGATACTACGAGCTACCCGTACGGATAGTGCAGAGCGCGCGCGATGCGCCACTgtgggagctgctgcagcgacatTTCTggcccctctcgctctccctcaccTTTCCGTTCGCGCTGTCGACAAGGATttgccactgctgctctgccgAGCTCGCCAAGGTGGTGTCCGCCCTGGGGGCACGGGCGCAGGACATGTGCACGCGTGAGCGGTTCCCTTTGGCATGTGATGGCTTTTCTCGTAgaggcagcgtgggcagcacgccgctgctTTATCAGTCAGGCAAAGTCGCTGGAGGCGCCcagacgcgcagcggcggcgatgccagTGCAGACGCCGACGATGCGACAGAAATGGAGCAACGACTTCTCGCCATTACAGGCGAGGCACTTCGAGTCAGAGCGGAATCCTTCTCGTTGATCGGCGCTTCGAATCCTGTGCACGCAGAGCTGCTTGCTGCAATGCGTGtcgttgctgcagctgcaggaccTGCCACAACAGACAAGGGACACAGCTGCACATCACCAGGGGCCGCTCGCAACACGCGAAAAGAGGCGTCCTTCTCGTCTTTGTTCACGTCCGGGCGCGATGGCcgagtggaggaggaggaggcgtga